A portion of the Stella humosa genome contains these proteins:
- a CDS encoding phytanoyl-CoA dioxygenase family protein — MGLAGDILRQQFARDGFVRIDEAFPRALADAGRAILWRDTGCDPDDPATWTRPVIRLGMYSQAPFREAANTPVLHAAFDQLVGAGRWLPCGALGTFPVRFPSPEDPGDTGWHIDPSFAYDHPDFMEWRANAASRGRALLMLFLFSDVGPDDAPTRLRVGSHADIARRLAPAGEAGLTLRELAATGFAESSGRPEALATGPAGTVYLCHPFLVHSAQPHRGTRPRFMAQPPLLPAPVTPAGSRPR; from the coding sequence TTGGGCCTGGCGGGAGACATCCTGCGCCAGCAGTTCGCCCGGGATGGCTTCGTCCGCATCGACGAGGCCTTTCCCCGGGCGCTGGCCGATGCCGGGCGCGCCATCCTGTGGCGTGACACCGGCTGCGATCCGGACGACCCCGCGACTTGGACCCGGCCGGTCATCCGGCTCGGCATGTACAGCCAGGCCCCGTTCCGCGAGGCGGCCAACACGCCCGTGCTGCACGCCGCCTTCGACCAATTGGTCGGAGCCGGACGCTGGCTGCCTTGCGGTGCGCTCGGCACCTTCCCGGTGCGCTTCCCCTCACCCGAGGATCCCGGCGACACGGGTTGGCACATCGACCCCAGCTTCGCCTACGACCATCCGGACTTCATGGAATGGCGGGCCAACGCCGCCTCCAGGGGCCGCGCGCTGCTGATGCTGTTCCTGTTCTCCGACGTCGGCCCGGACGACGCGCCCACCCGGCTGCGCGTCGGCTCGCACGCGGACATCGCCCGGCGGCTGGCCCCGGCGGGGGAAGCCGGGCTGACCCTGCGGGAACTGGCGGCCACCGGCTTTGCCGAGTCCTCCGGACGGCCGGAGGCGCTGGCCACCGGCCCGGCCGGCACGGTCTATCTGTGCCATCCCTTCCTGGTCCATTCGGCCCAGCCCCATCGCGGCACCCGGCCACGCTTCATGGCGCAGCCGCCTCTGCTGCCGGCACCCGTCACACCAGCAGGAAGTCGTCCGCGCTGA
- the msrA gene encoding peptide-methionine (S)-S-oxide reductase MsrA has product MTEERAVLAGGCFWGMQELIRRQEGVISTRVGYAGGDVPNATYRNHGTHAEAIEIVFDPARTSYRRILEFFFQIHDPSTPNRQGNDRGASYRSAIYYTSDEQKRVALDTIADVDASGLWPGKVVTELAAAGPFWQAEPEHQDYLQRIPHGYTCHFIRPDWKLPVRKAHAAAAE; this is encoded by the coding sequence ATGACCGAAGAACGCGCAGTGCTGGCCGGCGGCTGCTTCTGGGGCATGCAGGAGCTGATCCGCCGCCAGGAGGGGGTGATCTCGACCCGCGTCGGCTATGCCGGCGGCGACGTGCCGAACGCCACCTATCGCAACCACGGCACCCACGCCGAGGCCATCGAGATCGTCTTCGACCCGGCCCGGACCAGCTATCGCCGCATCCTGGAGTTCTTCTTCCAGATCCACGACCCGAGCACGCCCAACCGCCAGGGCAACGACCGCGGCGCCAGCTATCGCTCGGCCATCTACTACACCAGCGACGAGCAGAAGCGGGTGGCACTCGACACCATCGCCGACGTCGACGCCTCTGGCCTGTGGCCGGGCAAGGTGGTGACGGAACTGGCCGCCGCCGGCCCGTTCTGGCAGGCCGAGCCCGAGCACCAGGACTACCTGCAGCGCATCCCGCACGGCTACACCTGCCACTTCATCCGGCCCGACTGGAAGCTGCCAGTACGCAAGGCCCACGCGGCCGCCGCGGAGTAA
- the msrB gene encoding peptide-methionine (R)-S-oxide reductase MsrB has translation MPEYSKSAEAIASLSPEQFRVTQQNGTERPGTGAYLDNKSPGIYVDVVSGEPLFASADKYESGCGWPSFTKPIEPANVAELRDVTHGMVRTEVRSRFGDSHLGHVFPDGPRDRGGLRYCINSASLRFVPRDEMEAKGYGAYLDQVEDIR, from the coding sequence GTGCCCGAATACAGCAAGAGCGCCGAGGCCATCGCCAGCCTGTCGCCCGAGCAGTTCCGCGTGACCCAGCAGAACGGCACCGAGCGGCCGGGGACCGGCGCCTATCTCGACAACAAGTCGCCCGGCATCTATGTCGACGTGGTCTCGGGCGAGCCGCTGTTCGCCTCGGCCGACAAGTACGAGTCCGGCTGCGGCTGGCCCAGCTTCACCAAGCCGATCGAGCCCGCCAACGTCGCCGAGCTGCGCGACGTCACCCACGGGATGGTCCGCACCGAGGTGCGCTCGCGCTTCGGCGACAGCCATCTGGGCCATGTCTTTCCCGACGGGCCGCGCGATCGCGGCGGCCTGCGCTACTGCATCAACTCGGCCTCGCTGCGCTTCGTCCCCCGCGACGAGATGGAAGCGAAGGGCTACGGGGCCTATCTCGACCAGGTGGAGGATATCCGATGA
- a CDS encoding glutathione S-transferase family protein, with the protein MSLSLYFHPLSSFCHKVLIALYENGTAFEPCLVNPGDPEERARFLALWPAGKIPVLRDAARDRTVPETTVIIEYLEQHYPGARPLLPADPQDRLDARFWDRVFDLHVQVPMQKIVGDRLRPEGEHDPRGVAEARAALDTAYAILERRMTGRTWVAGEAFGLADCAAVPALFYAGILQPFAGKHPHLAAYFERLAVRPSVVRVIDEARPWFQYFPFRDSMPERWLR; encoded by the coding sequence GTGTCCCTTTCGCTTTATTTTCATCCACTTTCCTCGTTCTGTCACAAAGTGCTGATCGCCCTCTACGAGAACGGGACGGCGTTCGAGCCGTGCCTGGTCAACCCGGGCGATCCCGAGGAGCGCGCCCGCTTTCTCGCGCTGTGGCCGGCCGGAAAGATACCGGTCCTGCGCGACGCGGCCCGCGACCGCACGGTGCCCGAGACGACCGTCATCATCGAATACCTGGAGCAGCACTATCCCGGTGCCCGGCCGCTCCTGCCGGCCGACCCGCAGGACCGGCTGGATGCCCGGTTCTGGGATCGCGTCTTCGACCTGCATGTGCAGGTGCCGATGCAGAAGATCGTCGGCGACCGCCTGCGGCCCGAGGGCGAGCATGATCCGCGGGGCGTGGCCGAGGCCAGGGCCGCCCTCGACACCGCCTATGCCATCCTCGAGCGGCGGATGACCGGCCGCACCTGGGTGGCGGGCGAGGCGTTCGGGCTGGCCGACTGCGCGGCCGTGCCCGCCCTGTTCTATGCCGGCATCCTGCAGCCCTTCGCGGGCAAGCACCCCCATCTGGCGGCCTATTTCGAGCGCCTGGCCGTGCGTCCGTCGGTCGTGCGCGTGATCGACGAGGCCAGGCCCTGGTTCCAGTATTTCCCGTTCCGGGATTCGATGCCCGAGCGCTGGCTCCGATGA
- a CDS encoding ankyrin repeat domain-containing protein: MTGAAGDSAPLDALLDAAEQGDAARLRHLLNAHPDLIDARSGDFQQQTALHKAAWRNHPACVRLLLDRGAAVDIRDGADNALALHFAAEAADLAVVRVLVEAGADVVGAGDDHQLGVLGWATCLGWVREDVADYLLAKGAQLDPWSAVALGRVEAVRGFLAGDPALVAARMSASEHRRTVLHHAAAKDRPAVVRLLLDAGADPNATDLAGATPVATAAREGAGESVIAMLLQAGGRLDFAAAVHLGRHELAEAMLRDRPGRIGPDGEDTIVLHLAVSRRKVEAVRWLIEHGVAVDAKRVLWDCNHTALHCTAADGSVDIARMLLDAGADPGVRDDKYGSTVLGWADFCRQADVARLLRERGVKE; encoded by the coding sequence ATGACCGGCGCGGCAGGGGATTCGGCCCCGCTGGATGCGCTGCTGGATGCGGCGGAGCAGGGGGATGCCGCCCGCCTGCGGCATCTCCTCAATGCGCATCCCGACCTGATCGACGCCCGCAGCGGCGATTTCCAGCAGCAGACCGCGCTCCACAAGGCGGCCTGGCGCAACCACCCTGCCTGCGTCCGCCTGCTGCTCGACCGGGGCGCGGCGGTCGACATCCGGGACGGCGCCGACAACGCGCTGGCCCTGCATTTCGCGGCCGAGGCGGCCGACCTGGCCGTCGTGCGCGTGCTGGTGGAGGCGGGGGCCGACGTCGTCGGGGCGGGCGACGACCACCAGCTTGGCGTACTGGGCTGGGCCACCTGCCTGGGGTGGGTGCGGGAGGATGTTGCGGACTACCTGCTGGCCAAAGGTGCCCAGCTCGACCCCTGGTCGGCCGTGGCGCTGGGGCGGGTGGAGGCGGTGCGAGGGTTCCTGGCCGGCGACCCGGCCCTGGTGGCCGCCCGCATGAGCGCCAGCGAGCATCGGCGCACCGTCCTGCATCATGCCGCGGCAAAGGATCGGCCGGCCGTCGTGCGTCTGCTGCTGGATGCCGGGGCAGACCCGAACGCGACCGATCTGGCCGGCGCCACGCCGGTCGCGACCGCCGCCCGGGAGGGGGCGGGCGAAAGCGTCATCGCCATGCTGTTGCAGGCGGGGGGACGGCTCGATTTCGCGGCTGCCGTCCATCTCGGCCGGCACGAATTGGCCGAGGCGATGCTGCGCGACAGGCCTGGCCGCATCGGCCCCGACGGCGAGGACACCATCGTCCTGCATCTGGCCGTGAGCCGGCGCAAGGTCGAGGCCGTGCGCTGGCTGATCGAGCACGGTGTCGCGGTCGATGCCAAGCGCGTGCTGTGGGACTGCAACCACACGGCGCTGCATTGCACGGCGGCGGACGGCTCCGTCGACATTGCGCGGATGCTGCTGGACGCTGGCGCCGACCCGGGCGTTCGCGACGACAAGTATGGAAGCACGGTCCTGGGCTGGGCCGATTTCTGCCGCCAGGCCGACGTCGCCCGCCTGCTGCGCGAGCGGGGCGTGAAGGAATAG
- a CDS encoding Y-family DNA polymerase → MAPHQTPGATDPRRYLALWFPFFSTDRLRRERQGASAARDDRPLALVQTVGSALRLVAVDRAALGLGLAPGLTLADARARIPDLAVADADPAADARLLDRLAALCSRWTPLVALDGGDGLLLDITGCAHLFGGEAALRVAVCGRLAGLGLALRASIAGTPEAARAQAQFGRATIVPPGRDEGAGRRLPIAALRLEADAAVALSRAGLKLLGDLADRPAAALAARFGAGLVRRIDRVLGREDGRITPVRPPPACMVERHFPEPLMQADGIAGVLEILLVEVARLLEERGAGGRVFEASFFRTDGAVRRLVVETGRPSRDRAAVLRLFHERLDGLADPLDPGFGFDVIRLGVPVAEPLAPAAPDLDGRAVEREAVADLVDRLATRLGRDRVLRFVARDTHHPDREAGLVPAVGGPPPGLAVAWRPAEPDEPPTRPLQLFDPPQPIETMAEVPDGPPVRFRWRRVLHQVARAEGPERIAPEWWRDGMDAPTRDYYRVEDAEGRRFWVFREGLYAGTGERPRWFLHGLFA, encoded by the coding sequence ATGGCACCGCACCAGACGCCCGGCGCGACAGACCCGCGCCGCTACCTCGCCCTGTGGTTCCCCTTCTTCTCGACCGACCGGCTGCGGCGGGAAAGGCAGGGCGCCTCCGCCGCGCGGGATGACCGGCCGCTGGCCCTGGTGCAGACCGTGGGCAGCGCCCTGCGCCTGGTGGCGGTGGACCGGGCGGCACTGGGCCTGGGCCTGGCCCCCGGCCTGACCCTGGCCGATGCCCGCGCCCGCATCCCCGACCTGGCGGTGGCCGATGCCGACCCGGCGGCCGATGCCCGCCTGCTCGACCGCCTGGCAGCACTGTGCAGCCGCTGGACGCCGCTGGTGGCGCTCGATGGTGGGGACGGGCTGCTGCTCGACATCACCGGCTGCGCCCATCTGTTCGGCGGCGAGGCCGCCCTGCGGGTCGCGGTCTGCGGCCGGCTGGCGGGCCTGGGTCTTGCCCTGCGCGCCAGCATCGCCGGCACGCCGGAGGCCGCGCGCGCCCAGGCGCAGTTCGGCCGCGCCACCATCGTCCCCCCGGGCCGCGACGAGGGCGCCGGCCGCCGCCTGCCGATCGCGGCCCTGCGCCTGGAGGCGGATGCGGCCGTCGCCCTGTCGCGCGCGGGGCTGAAGCTGCTGGGCGACCTGGCCGACCGGCCGGCGGCGGCGCTGGCCGCGCGCTTCGGCGCGGGGCTGGTGCGCCGGATCGACCGCGTGCTGGGACGCGAGGACGGCCGCATCACGCCGGTGCGGCCGCCGCCTGCCTGCATGGTCGAGCGCCATTTCCCCGAGCCGCTGATGCAGGCCGATGGCATTGCCGGGGTGCTGGAGATCCTGCTGGTGGAAGTGGCGCGCCTGCTGGAGGAGCGGGGGGCGGGCGGGCGCGTCTTCGAGGCGAGCTTCTTTCGCACCGACGGGGCGGTCCGGCGCCTGGTGGTGGAGACGGGGCGGCCTTCGCGCGACCGGGCGGCCGTCCTGCGCCTCTTCCACGAACGGCTGGACGGGCTTGCCGACCCGCTCGATCCCGGCTTCGGCTTCGACGTCATCCGCCTGGGGGTGCCGGTGGCCGAGCCGTTGGCGCCGGCCGCCCCCGACCTGGACGGGCGCGCGGTCGAGCGGGAGGCGGTGGCCGACCTGGTCGACCGCCTGGCCACCCGTCTCGGCCGCGACCGGGTCCTGCGCTTCGTCGCCCGCGACACCCACCATCCCGACCGCGAGGCGGGGCTCGTGCCCGCCGTGGGCGGCCCGCCACCCGGGCTGGCGGTCGCCTGGCGCCCGGCCGAGCCCGACGAGCCACCGACCCGGCCGCTCCAGCTCTTCGACCCGCCGCAGCCGATCGAGACCATGGCCGAGGTGCCGGACGGCCCGCCGGTGCGTTTTCGCTGGCGCCGCGTGCTGCACCAGGTCGCCCGGGCCGAAGGGCCGGAGCGCATCGCCCCGGAATGGTGGCGCGACGGCATGGACGCGCCGACGCGCGACTATTACCGCGTCGAGGATGCCGAGGGCCGCCGCTTCTGGGTCTTCCGCGAGGGGCTATATGCCGGCACGGGCGAGCGGCCGCGCTGGTTCCTGCACGGGCTCTTCGCCTGA
- a CDS encoding error-prone DNA polymerase: MPPPDIRYAEPVAASNFSFLRGASHPQDLVATALALDHAGIGIADRNSVAGVVRAHGALEELRREGAVPPEKVRNGSSPGEYDWMPPPTAEAGATNAEPEGLAPAAAALLRQRALGFRLAVGARLVFADGTPDIVAYPENRAGWGRLCRLLTRGNGRGRKGECILALDDLTAVTDGLLLVVMPGRRLEPLPALLERLDEVTPGALWLAASMHRRGDDHRRLARLRRLAAARRLPLLATGDVLYATPDQRDLQDVLSCIREGTSVTAAGRRLEVNAERHLKPPAEMVRLFRDAPEAVAETIHFFDRIGFSLGELTYEYPDEPVPPGWTAQAWLEELTRRCARMRYPAGVPDKVQALIQGELALIAQLEYARYFLTIYDIVRFAEGKGILCQGRGSAANSAVCFVLGITAVDPEQNDVLFARFISAERREPPDIDVDFEHERREEVIQHIYARYGRERAGIAATVIRYRPRSAIREVGRALGLTEDVTARIAGMQWGSWGTDIPDAQVREAGLDPANPTIRRAVSMAIRLLGFPRHLSQHVGGFVLTRGRLDEIVPIGNAAMADRTFIEWDKDDIDTLGLMKVDILALGMLTCIRKAFDLLRRHAGIDIGLAEVPKEDPVVYDMLCRGDSLGVFQVESRAQMNMLPRLKPREFYDLVIQVAIVRPGPIQGDMVHPYLRRRNGVEKVEFPSPAPPHDPDELRNVLQKTLGVPLFQEQAMKLAMVAARFTDAEANGLRRAMATFRNLGTIGEFETMMVDRMIERGYAPDFARRCFEQIKGFGSYGFPESHAASFAKLVYVSSWIKCRYPAVFACALLNAQPMGFYAPAQIVRDAQEHGVEVRPVDINRSDWDNTLETVADGSLALRIGFRQVDGLHEKDLLKMVAGRGAGYAGVEALVRRGGLHGGALRRLADADAFRSLGLDRRQALWAVRRLPDDAPLPLFAAADARELGDEADAALPEMALAEHIVADYQTLRLSLKGHPMAMLRPVFQAEGVATCAETSGGRDGVRLRTAGVVLVRQRPGNGKAIFITMEDETGVTNIVLWDRDFERFRKEVMGGRLLVVEGKVQKSPEGVVHLMAERVFDRTAELARLSESHAPRITLSPADEFLHPQYPRGGHPRNVRILPKSRDFH, from the coding sequence ATGCCGCCGCCCGACATCCGCTATGCCGAGCCGGTGGCGGCCAGCAACTTCTCGTTCCTGCGCGGCGCCTCGCACCCGCAGGACCTGGTGGCGACGGCCCTGGCGCTGGATCATGCGGGCATCGGCATCGCCGACCGCAACAGCGTGGCGGGCGTGGTGCGCGCCCATGGCGCCCTGGAGGAACTGCGCCGCGAGGGCGCCGTCCCGCCCGAGAAGGTGCGCAACGGCTCGTCGCCCGGCGAATATGACTGGATGCCGCCGCCGACCGCCGAGGCGGGGGCGACCAATGCCGAGCCGGAGGGGTTGGCCCCGGCTGCGGCGGCCCTGCTGCGCCAGCGCGCGCTGGGTTTCCGGCTGGCGGTCGGCGCCCGCCTGGTCTTTGCCGACGGCACGCCCGACATCGTGGCCTATCCCGAGAACCGCGCGGGCTGGGGCCGGCTCTGCCGCCTGCTGACGCGCGGCAACGGGCGGGGGCGCAAGGGCGAATGCATCCTGGCCCTCGACGACCTGACGGCCGTCACCGACGGGCTGCTGCTGGTCGTCATGCCCGGCCGCCGGCTGGAGCCGCTGCCGGCCTTGCTGGAACGGCTGGACGAGGTTACCCCGGGCGCCCTGTGGCTGGCGGCCAGCATGCACCGGCGGGGCGACGACCATCGCCGGCTGGCCCGTCTGCGCCGGCTGGCCGCCGCCCGGCGGCTGCCGCTGCTGGCGACGGGCGACGTGCTCTATGCCACGCCCGACCAGCGCGACCTGCAGGACGTGCTGAGCTGCATTCGGGAGGGCACCAGCGTGACCGCTGCCGGCCGCCGGCTGGAGGTGAATGCCGAACGCCACCTGAAGCCGCCGGCCGAGATGGTGCGCCTGTTCCGCGATGCACCCGAGGCGGTGGCCGAGACGATCCACTTCTTCGATCGCATCGGCTTTTCGCTGGGCGAGCTGACCTATGAATATCCCGACGAGCCGGTGCCCCCCGGCTGGACGGCGCAGGCCTGGCTCGAGGAACTGACCCGGCGCTGCGCCCGGATGCGCTATCCGGCGGGCGTGCCCGACAAGGTGCAGGCGCTGATCCAGGGCGAGCTGGCCCTGATCGCGCAGCTCGAATACGCTCGCTATTTCCTGACCATCTACGACATCGTCCGCTTCGCGGAGGGCAAGGGGATCCTCTGCCAGGGGCGGGGGTCAGCCGCCAATTCGGCGGTCTGCTTCGTACTGGGCATCACCGCTGTCGATCCCGAGCAGAACGACGTGCTCTTCGCCCGCTTCATCTCGGCCGAGCGGCGCGAGCCGCCCGACATCGACGTCGATTTCGAGCATGAGCGGCGCGAGGAGGTGATCCAGCACATCTACGCGCGCTATGGCCGGGAGCGGGCGGGGATCGCCGCCACCGTCATCCGCTATCGCCCGCGCAGCGCCATCCGCGAGGTCGGCCGCGCGCTCGGCCTGACCGAGGACGTGACCGCGCGCATCGCCGGCATGCAGTGGGGCAGTTGGGGCACCGACATCCCCGACGCCCAGGTGCGCGAGGCCGGGCTCGACCCCGCCAACCCGACCATCCGGCGGGCCGTGTCCATGGCCATCCGCCTGCTGGGTTTCCCCCGCCACCTGTCGCAGCATGTCGGCGGCTTCGTGCTGACCCGCGGCCGCCTGGACGAGATCGTGCCGATCGGCAACGCGGCGATGGCCGACCGCACCTTCATCGAGTGGGACAAGGACGACATCGACACGCTGGGCCTGATGAAGGTCGATATCCTGGCACTCGGCATGCTGACCTGCATCCGCAAGGCGTTCGACTTGCTGCGCCGCCATGCCGGCATCGACATCGGCCTGGCCGAGGTGCCCAAGGAGGACCCCGTCGTCTACGACATGCTGTGCCGAGGCGATTCCCTGGGCGTCTTCCAGGTCGAAAGCCGGGCGCAGATGAACATGCTGCCGCGCCTGAAGCCGCGGGAATTTTACGACCTCGTCATCCAGGTGGCGATCGTCCGCCCCGGGCCGATCCAGGGCGACATGGTCCACCCCTACCTGCGGCGGCGCAACGGGGTGGAGAAGGTGGAATTTCCCTCGCCCGCACCGCCGCACGACCCGGACGAGTTGCGCAACGTGCTGCAGAAGACCCTGGGCGTGCCGCTGTTCCAGGAGCAGGCGATGAAGCTGGCCATGGTGGCGGCCCGCTTCACCGATGCGGAGGCCAACGGCCTGCGCCGCGCCATGGCGACCTTCCGCAACCTGGGCACCATCGGCGAGTTCGAGACCATGATGGTCGACCGCATGATCGAGCGCGGCTATGCGCCGGACTTCGCCCGGCGCTGCTTCGAGCAGATCAAGGGTTTCGGCAGCTATGGCTTCCCGGAGAGCCATGCCGCCTCCTTCGCCAAGCTCGTCTACGTCTCGTCCTGGATCAAGTGCCGGTACCCGGCGGTCTTTGCCTGCGCCCTGCTGAACGCCCAGCCGATGGGCTTCTACGCCCCGGCCCAGATCGTCCGCGACGCCCAGGAGCATGGGGTCGAGGTCCGGCCCGTCGACATCAACCGCAGCGACTGGGACAACACGCTGGAGACCGTGGCCGATGGCAGCCTCGCCCTGCGCATCGGCTTCCGCCAGGTCGACGGGCTGCACGAGAAGGACCTGCTGAAAATGGTGGCCGGGCGCGGTGCCGGCTATGCCGGCGTCGAGGCGCTGGTCCGCCGCGGCGGCCTGCATGGCGGGGCATTGCGCCGGCTGGCCGATGCCGACGCCTTCCGCTCGCTGGGTCTCGACCGGCGCCAGGCCCTATGGGCGGTGCGCCGCCTGCCGGACGACGCGCCGCTGCCGCTGTTCGCCGCCGCCGACGCGCGGGAACTGGGGGACGAGGCCGACGCCGCCCTGCCGGAGATGGCGCTGGCCGAGCATATCGTGGCCGACTACCAGACCCTGCGCCTGTCGCTGAAGGGCCACCCGATGGCGATGCTGCGCCCGGTCTTCCAGGCCGAGGGGGTCGCAACCTGTGCCGAGACCAGCGGCGGGCGGGACGGGGTCCGGCTGCGCACGGCCGGCGTCGTCCTGGTGCGCCAGCGGCCGGGCAACGGCAAGGCCATCTTCATCACCATGGAGGACGAGACCGGCGTCACCAACATCGTCCTCTGGGACCGCGACTTCGAGCGCTTCCGAAAGGAGGTGATGGGCGGCCGCCTGCTGGTCGTCGAGGGCAAGGTGCAGAAGAGCCCGGAGGGCGTCGTCCACCTGATGGCCGAGCGCGTCTTCGACCGCACCGCCGAACTGGCCCGCCTGTCCGAAAGCCACGCACCCAGGATCACCTTGTCGCCCGCCGACGAATTCCTCCACCCCCAATACCCCCGCGGCGGGCACCCCCGGAATGTCCGCATCCTGCCGAAGTCGCGGGATTTCCATTGA
- the alkB gene encoding DNA oxidative demethylase AlkB — MHDLFAEPQEALAAGATVLRGHALPVAEALLAGVEQVAAAAPFRHMVTPGGFTMSVAMTNCGPAGWVSDRRGYRYDAIDPDGGRPWPAMPGAFRALATDAAQAAGYPGFVPDACLVNRYRPGDRLTLHQDRNERDYGHPIVSVSLGLPATFLFGGDRRTDRPRRIPLHHGDVVVWGGPSRLAFHGVAPMKDGTHPATGAIRINLTFRVAR, encoded by the coding sequence ATGCATGACCTCTTCGCCGAGCCGCAGGAGGCGCTGGCCGCCGGCGCCACGGTGCTGCGCGGCCATGCCCTGCCCGTCGCCGAAGCCCTGCTGGCCGGCGTCGAGCAGGTCGCAGCGGCAGCACCCTTCCGGCACATGGTGACGCCGGGCGGCTTCACCATGTCGGTCGCCATGACCAATTGCGGCCCGGCCGGCTGGGTATCGGACCGGCGCGGCTACCGCTACGACGCCATCGACCCCGATGGCGGGCGGCCCTGGCCGGCGATGCCCGGAGCCTTCCGCGCGCTGGCCACCGATGCCGCCCAGGCCGCCGGCTATCCCGGCTTCGTGCCCGACGCCTGCCTCGTCAACCGCTATCGCCCCGGCGACCGGCTGACGCTGCACCAGGACCGCAACGAACGCGACTATGGCCACCCCATCGTCTCGGTCTCGCTCGGCCTGCCCGCCACCTTCCTCTTCGGCGGCGACCGCCGCACCGACCGGCCCCGCCGCATCCCGCTGCACCATGGCGACGTCGTCGTCTGGGGCGGCCCGTCGCGCCTGGCCTTCCACGGCGTGGCGCCGATGAAGGACGGCACCCATCCGGCCACCGGCGCCATCCGCATCAACCTGACCTTCCGCGTGGCGCGGTAG
- a CDS encoding DUF72 domain-containing protein, whose product MAKAAKKTGRIRVGVGGWTYEPWRGPFYPEGLAQKRELEHASRQLTSIEVNGTFYGSQKPASFARWHAETPDDFVFALKGPRFTTNRRVLAEAGQSVERFFASGVLELKDKLGPINWQLAPTKQFDADDFAAFLKLLPDSVEGRAIRHAVEVRHPSFQVPEAVEIARAHKVAIIVAGDADYPQIADPTAPFVYARIMGTTEGPAAGYAPAALDLWAERARAWAKGEVPDGLHLVGPPAKDQGPRDVFLYVISGHKVANPAAAMAILQRLG is encoded by the coding sequence ATGGCCAAGGCGGCGAAGAAGACCGGGCGGATCCGCGTGGGTGTCGGCGGCTGGACCTACGAGCCGTGGCGCGGGCCGTTCTACCCCGAGGGGCTGGCCCAAAAGCGCGAGCTGGAGCATGCCAGCCGCCAACTGACCTCGATCGAGGTAAACGGCACCTTCTACGGCTCGCAGAAGCCGGCCAGCTTCGCGCGCTGGCACGCCGAGACGCCGGACGACTTCGTCTTCGCGCTGAAGGGCCCGCGCTTCACCACCAACCGCCGCGTCCTGGCCGAGGCCGGGCAGTCGGTCGAGCGGTTCTTCGCCAGCGGCGTGCTGGAGCTGAAGGACAAGCTGGGGCCGATCAACTGGCAGCTAGCACCCACCAAGCAGTTCGACGCCGACGACTTCGCAGCCTTCCTGAAGCTCCTGCCGGACAGCGTCGAGGGCCGCGCCATCCGCCATGCGGTGGAGGTGCGCCACCCCAGCTTCCAGGTGCCTGAGGCGGTCGAGATCGCACGCGCCCACAAGGTCGCCATCATCGTCGCGGGCGACGCCGACTATCCCCAGATCGCCGACCCGACGGCACCCTTCGTCTATGCCCGCATCATGGGCACGACCGAGGGGCCGGCGGCGGGCTATGCCCCGGCGGCCCTCGACCTCTGGGCCGAACGGGCGCGGGCCTGGGCCAAAGGCGAGGTGCCCGATGGTCTGCACTTGGTCGGGCCACCCGCCAAGGACCAGGGGCCGCGCGACGTGTTCCTCTATGTCATCAGCGGCCACAAGGTGGCCAACCCGGCCGCCGCCATGGCGATCCTCCAGCGGCTCGGCTGA